From one Thunnus maccoyii chromosome 6, fThuMac1.1, whole genome shotgun sequence genomic stretch:
- the ankk1 gene encoding ankyrin repeat and protein kinase domain-containing protein 1, with protein MDCLDGSPGQFRNFKKDDFEADWIKVAECRFGQVYQVKLKLWREKCALKSFDTTLCANNFYRRIIDEASNIAAVKFKYIVSIYGVCSDATAMVMEYMSNGSLNNLLASHTLMWPKKFQMIHEASMGMNFLHSMQPPLLHLNLKMSNILLDDHLHVKISDFGLIHWEEGMNKKLFMEHLTARGNISYIPPETFTQCPDPPGATFDVYSFGIVMWEILTQQKPYAGSSMTTVLLQVSHGKRPCMEMFPEQKPRECDQMISIMKQCWDQDHRKRPQFLDIVKKTEALSEVLKIPGPIQCHKNGDNRQESNYPWLVSPIHKIALPEMPDLPSDDQHGKDGILSLLSKKDFGSFRQSVKREHVCTQFSGRKSLLHFTVASGDAESVKHVMSLGAEVNCTTARGYTPLIIAVLHRLHDIIPLLLEHGADATQGDEDQWTALHFAAQNGDDRTVRLLLDKGAVADAREKAGWMPLHLACQNGHETVVRLLLSRLSGEAVGEREKVQGRTPLHLASAYGHLNIAKLLLSQGADPNANDHSLSTALHLSADEGHNRLVRQLVKSGASIDSADSRGYAPLHLAALRGHTGICRQLLSNGGSPESRTLQGWTPMHLAALRGHEATVDQLQCQGGCVNARGENGWTPLHLACHQSEGEVVAKLLAAKADPNVTEDSEGWTPLHVACTSVSFPSVLHLISYHADVNAVNSGKATPLHLAAQHGCVPIVKALLLNGADKTLLDSSGSTALKVAQRCEKLEIVQLLEKGC; from the exons ATGGATTGCCTTGATGGATCCCCCGGGCAGTTCAGGAACTTCAAGAAGGACGACTTTGAGGCCGACTGGATTAAAGTGGCAGAATGCAGATTTGGTCAGGTGTACCAAGTCAAGCTCAAGCTCTGGCGGGAAAAATGTGCCCTGAAAAGCTTTGATACAACCTTGTGTGCAAACAACTTTTACAG GAGAATAATTGATGAAGCATCCAACATAGCCGCAGTGAAATTCAAATACATCGTATCCATCTACGGCGTGTGCAGTGATGCAACTGCCATGGTGATGGAGTACATGAGTAATGGATCACTGAACAATCTCCTAGCCAGTCACACTTTGATGTGGCCAAAGAAGTTCCAGATGATTCATGAGGCATCCATGGGTATGAATTTCCTCCACAGCATGCAACCTCCACTTCTCCATCTTAACCTCAAGATGTCCAACATCCTACTAGACGATCATCTCCATGTCAAG ATTTCAGATTTTGGTTTAATCCACTGGGAGGAGGGAATGAACAAGAAGTTATTCATGGAGCATCTGACAGCAAGAGGGAACATAAGTTACATTCCTCCAGAGACCTTCACTCAGTGCCCTGATCCTCCAGGAGCTACCTTTGATGTTTACAG CTTTGGAATTGTGATGTGGGAGATTCTGACACAGCAGAAACCATATGCAG GGAGCAGCATGACCACAGTGCTCTTACAGGTGTCACATGGTAAGAGACCCTGCATGGAGATGTTTCCCGAACAGAAGCCACGAGAGTGTGATCAGATGATCAGCATCATGAAGCAGTGCTGGGACCAGGATCACAGGAAGAGGCCCCAGTTCTTAG ACATTGTGAAGAAAACGGAGGCTCTGAGTGAAGTCCTGAAGATCCCAGGACCAATCCAGTGTCACAAAAATGGTGACAATAGACAGGAATCAAATTACCCCTGGCTGGTTTCTCCCATACATAAA ATTGCTTTGCCTGAGATGCCTGACCTTCCCTCAG atgACCAACATGGCAAGGATGGCATTCTCTCCCTCCTGTCAAAGAAGGACTTTGGTAGTTTcagacagtcagtgaaaagAGAGCACGTATGCACACAGTTTTCAGGTAGAAAGAGCCTCCTGCACTTCACAGTAGCCAGCGGGGATGCAGAGAGTGTCAAGCATGTCATGAGCCTGGGTGCTGAAGTCAACTGTACCACTGCCAGGGGTTACACTCCTCTTATTATTGCCGTTCTGCACAG GCTTCATGACATCATCCCTTTGTTGCTGGAACATGGGGCAGATGCCACCCAGGGAGATGAGGACCAGTGGACAGCGCTTCATTTTGCTGCTCAGAACGGCGATGACAGGACTGTCCGTCTTCTGCTGGACAAAGGAGCGGTGGCAGATGCCCGTGAAAAAGCCGGTTGGATGCCCCTCCACCTGGCCTGCCAGAACGGACATGAAACAGTAGTCCGCCTGCTGCTTTCACGACTGTCAGGTGAAGCAGTTGGGGAAAGGGAGAAGGTACAAGGGAGGACGCCGCTCCATCTAGCTTCCGCTTATGGGCATCTGAATATTGCCAAGCTCCTCCTTTCTCAGGGAGCAGATCCCAACGCCAATGACCActctctctccactgctctTCACTTATCAGCCGACGAAGGCCATAACAGATTAGTCAGACAGTTGGTGAAAAGTGGGGCGAGTATTGACAGTGCAGACAGCAGAGGATACGCTCCACTACACCTGGCAGCTCTGAGGGGTCATACAGGCATATGCAGGCAGCTATTGTCAAACGGGGGCAGCCCAGAATCCAGGACCCTCCAAGGCTGGACTCCCATGCACCTGGCTGCCCTGAGGGGACATGAAGCCACCGTGGACCAGTTGCAGTGTCAGGGCGGTTGTGTGAACGCTAGAGGTGAGAATGGATGGACCCCGCTCCACCTAGCCTGCCACCAGAGCGAGGGAGAAGTGGTGGCAAAGCTCCTGGCAGCCAAAGCTGATCCGAATGTGACAGAGGACAGTGAAGGATGGACACCACTACATGTAGCCTGTACCAGTGTTAGTTTCCCAAGTGTCCTCCACTTGATATCATATCATGCAGATGTGAATGCAGTAAACTCAGGAAAGGCGACACCCTTACACCTGGCCGCCCAGCATGGTTGTGTGCCTATTGTGAAGGCTCTACTGCTGAATGGAGCAGACAAGACTCTGCTGGACTCTTCTGGATCCACAGCCCTGAAGGTGGCCCAGAGGTGTGAAAAATTGGAAATAGTCCAACTATTAGAGAAGGGATGTTGA